One window of Marinomonas primoryensis genomic DNA carries:
- a CDS encoding anti-phage deoxyguanosine triphosphatase: protein MANAQYEMLAWHERQSGYQESRENDYRTPYQRDRARIIHSAAFRRLQSKTQILAIRQNDYSRTRLTHSLEVAQIGNGIVHQLKHSSPQEANFQTWLADDALIETICLSHDIGHPPFGHGGEVALNYMMQSNGGFEGNAQSLRILGKRGSYSPTYGMDVTRRTLLGVLKYPVLHANVVGKYPEKPTSFRQFKASNWSPPKCVYQEEQDLLDWILEPFSEADRTLLQTVQRKHPDGHARATHASFDTSIMDLADDIAYGVHDLEDAIVLGMVTKDTWLEHLEPKLAALASPYLAENLNSIRTQLFSRQSHLRKEAIGSLVSWFITSCKVIENTRFEHPLLRFQVGLPEGQRQALNLLKQFEMQHIIQRPEVQMLVYKGQQMLLEMFEAYTADPNRLLPREIATEWRKSQDNGENGLRIICDYMASMTDDYASRMYNKLFVPSLGSVFEPM from the coding sequence ATGGCAAACGCACAATATGAAATGTTAGCTTGGCACGAAAGACAATCCGGTTATCAAGAATCCCGAGAAAACGACTACCGTACGCCCTACCAGCGCGACCGTGCCCGCATCATTCATAGCGCGGCCTTTCGTCGTTTACAGTCCAAAACTCAAATTCTCGCGATTCGACAAAATGACTATAGCCGCACACGATTAACCCATTCTTTAGAAGTCGCTCAAATCGGCAATGGCATCGTACATCAACTCAAGCACAGCTCACCACAAGAGGCCAACTTCCAAACATGGTTAGCCGACGACGCCTTAATTGAAACCATCTGTCTAAGCCACGACATAGGTCATCCACCCTTCGGCCACGGTGGCGAAGTCGCATTGAACTACATGATGCAATCTAACGGTGGTTTTGAAGGTAACGCGCAATCTTTACGCATCCTCGGCAAGCGAGGCTCCTACTCGCCAACTTACGGTATGGACGTGACGCGCCGCACCTTATTAGGGGTATTAAAATATCCGGTTTTACACGCTAATGTGGTGGGAAAATACCCAGAAAAGCCTACCAGCTTTCGCCAATTCAAAGCCTCCAATTGGTCACCACCAAAATGCGTGTATCAAGAAGAACAAGACCTTTTAGATTGGATACTTGAACCCTTCAGTGAAGCTGATCGAACCTTACTGCAAACAGTACAACGCAAACACCCAGATGGTCATGCGAGAGCCACACACGCTAGCTTCGACACCAGCATCATGGACCTAGCCGACGACATTGCTTACGGCGTACACGATTTAGAAGATGCCATCGTCTTAGGCATGGTCACTAAAGACACCTGGTTAGAACACCTAGAACCCAAACTCGCCGCGCTGGCTTCACCTTACTTGGCGGAAAACCTCAACAGCATTCGCACGCAACTTTTTAGCCGACAAAGCCACCTACGCAAAGAAGCCATTGGCAGCTTAGTCAGCTGGTTTATCACCTCATGCAAAGTGATTGAAAATACAAGATTCGAACATCCTCTACTGCGCTTCCAAGTCGGACTGCCAGAAGGCCAACGACAAGCATTAAACTTGTTAAAACAATTCGAAATGCAACACATCATTCAACGCCCAGAAGTGCAAATGCTCGTCTACAAAGGCCAGCAAATGTTATTAGAAATGTTCGAAGCCTACACCGCCGACCCTAATCGATTATTACCAAGGGAAATCGCCACTGAATGGCGCAAAAGTCAGGACAACGGAGAAAATGGGTTACGTATCATCTGTGACTACATGGCATCCATGACAGACGACTACGCCAGCCGCATGTACAATAAATTGTTTGTACCGAGCTTGGGCTCCGTGTTTGAACCCATGTAA
- a CDS encoding LysR family transcriptional regulator, protein MFNTQHLTTFKALVEKGSFTQTAKLLGLTQPAVSQHIQKLERGLGEPLLIRHGRTTEVTEAGRVLLQHIKELEVCYEEFTASWQTYATTKASLDVEENKNG, encoded by the coding sequence ATGTTTAATACTCAGCATCTCACGACATTTAAAGCCTTGGTTGAAAAAGGAAGTTTTACTCAAACAGCAAAGCTGTTAGGACTAACGCAACCCGCAGTGAGTCAACACATTCAAAAGCTAGAGCGAGGGTTAGGAGAGCCATTGCTGATTCGTCATGGTCGCACCACTGAGGTGACGGAAGCGGGGAGGGTGTTACTTCAACATATAAAAGAACTGGAAGTATGTTATGAGGAGTTCACGGCGTCATGGCAAACGTATGCTACAACTAAGGCTAGTCTCGATGTAGAAGAAAATAAAAATGGTTGA
- a CDS encoding phosphoadenylyl-sulfate reductase: MSAFDLASFIANNKEDEAQKIIHNAMKEFDNLAISFSGAEDVVLIDMAVKANKNVHVFSLDTGRLHAETYRFIEKIRKHYKIKIDILSPDRDALENFTHEKGLFSFFEDGHKECCGIRKVQPLKRKLATLDAWITGQRKDQSPGTRNVLAFAEKDSAFSTDEKDLFKFNPLANWSSEDVWNYIKMFDVPYNELHLKGFTSIGCEPCTRAILPNQHEREGRWWWEESENKECGLHIGNLIPTTQQ, from the coding sequence ATGTCTGCATTTGATTTAGCGTCTTTTATTGCCAATAACAAAGAAGACGAAGCACAGAAAATCATCCACAACGCGATGAAAGAATTCGACAACCTTGCTATTTCCTTCAGTGGCGCAGAAGACGTCGTACTGATCGACATGGCGGTAAAAGCGAACAAAAACGTACACGTATTCTCTCTTGATACTGGTCGTTTACATGCTGAAACCTACCGGTTTATCGAAAAAATTCGTAAACATTACAAGATAAAAATCGACATTCTGTCTCCTGATCGTGACGCGCTTGAAAACTTCACTCATGAAAAAGGCTTATTTAGCTTTTTTGAAGACGGTCACAAAGAATGCTGTGGTATTCGAAAAGTACAGCCACTCAAGCGCAAACTGGCAACACTTGATGCATGGATTACAGGCCAACGAAAAGACCAAAGTCCCGGTACACGTAATGTATTGGCCTTTGCCGAAAAAGACAGCGCGTTCAGTACCGATGAAAAGGACCTATTCAAGTTCAACCCTTTGGCTAACTGGTCTTCGGAAGACGTCTGGAACTACATTAAAATGTTCGATGTACCATACAATGAGTTGCACCTAAAAGGGTTTACCAGCATAGGCTGTGAACCTTGCACTCGAGCTATCTTACCAAATCAGCATGAACGTGAAGGTCGTTGGTGGTGGGAAGAGTCTGAAAACAAAGAGTGTGGTTTGCACATTGGCAATTTAATACCGACAACCCAACAATAA
- a CDS encoding CoA pyrophosphatase, with protein sequence MSDIEQFLNAPPIDLSLDDIRAALDREPYAQQIHNPDEEMFPSGYDLKYRSAAVLIPIWREPESGELFVLLTQRALHMRNHPGQIAFPGGKHDPEDASIQYTALRETLEEVGLAPDCFDLLGELGEYCTLSGYCIKPIVAEMTRKSELSLCEEEVKSVHWVPLRHLLTPENYRFKTKKLDTNSRGYFEIEYQEIRIWGVTAGILFGLYQTLARHIR encoded by the coding sequence ATGTCTGACATAGAGCAGTTTTTAAATGCTCCTCCAATTGATTTGAGCTTGGACGATATCCGCGCAGCATTAGACAGAGAACCCTACGCACAACAAATTCATAACCCAGATGAAGAAATGTTTCCCAGCGGTTATGACTTAAAGTATCGCTCTGCTGCTGTCTTAATTCCTATTTGGCGAGAGCCTGAAAGTGGAGAGCTTTTCGTACTCCTGACTCAACGCGCACTGCACATGCGTAATCACCCAGGTCAAATCGCCTTTCCTGGGGGCAAGCATGATCCAGAAGACGCAAGCATCCAATACACCGCATTGCGTGAAACCTTAGAAGAAGTTGGCCTAGCGCCTGACTGTTTCGATTTACTCGGTGAGCTGGGCGAGTATTGCACCCTGTCCGGTTATTGCATCAAGCCTATCGTGGCTGAAATGACGCGAAAAAGTGAATTAAGTCTTTGTGAAGAAGAGGTGAAATCTGTCCATTGGGTGCCATTACGCCATTTACTCACTCCCGAGAACTATCGCTTTAAAACGAAAAAACTCGACACCAATTCTCGTGGCTACTTCGAAATTGAATATCAGGAAATTCGCATTTGGGGTGTGACCGCGGGCATTTTATTTGGACTTTATCAAACCCTAGCGAGACATATCCGCTAA
- the pabB gene encoding aminodeoxychorismate synthase component I gives MSEITRVNLPYQTSLLSFFSAVRDLPYPALLDSNHEHFPDTNYDILVANPLARIHPSHNSQPITWHTTPLYALSNTSNPMALLNELMTLICQEPWAQAAPKDLPFIGGLLGYYGYESGHFVEQLPDTVKHDIQLDTLSVGLYAWGVITSHKEKTTQLIMAPWCTQEDAADLINRFTSACDDVLVKHELNHAKPFSLHTPFISNMTEAEYAQKFSAVQDYIQSGDCYQVNLAQRFSSTYQGDTFTAYHALREACPTPFSAYMEISPQQSLLSHSPERFLLCDQGRIESKPIKGTVARGATPEEDKANANWLLSSTKDRAENLMIVDLLRNDLGRTCLTGSIKVPALFALETYANVHHLVSTVEGRIDQTDQAIRVFHQSFPGGSITGAPKIRSMEIIDELEPHERSAYCGSIAYFSANGQMDSSITIRTLVADHGNLHCWAGGGLVADSKCQEEYQETFTKVGKLTHTLEQDFLK, from the coding sequence ATGTCAGAAATTACACGGGTAAATCTCCCTTATCAAACGTCTTTATTGTCTTTCTTTTCTGCCGTACGAGACTTGCCTTACCCAGCCTTACTTGACAGTAATCACGAACATTTCCCAGACACGAACTACGACATACTAGTGGCTAATCCACTGGCGCGCATTCATCCATCACACAACAGCCAGCCGATCACTTGGCATACAACACCACTTTACGCGTTAAGCAACACAAGCAACCCGATGGCGCTGTTAAATGAACTAATGACGCTCATCTGCCAAGAACCTTGGGCGCAAGCCGCACCAAAAGACCTACCTTTCATCGGTGGTTTACTGGGGTATTATGGTTATGAAAGTGGCCATTTTGTTGAGCAATTACCGGATACCGTCAAACACGACATTCAATTAGATACATTAAGCGTCGGGCTTTACGCTTGGGGCGTTATCACTTCCCATAAAGAAAAAACGACTCAGCTCATCATGGCACCTTGGTGTACTCAAGAAGACGCGGCCGACCTTATTAACCGCTTCACCAGCGCTTGCGATGATGTACTGGTAAAACATGAACTTAACCACGCCAAACCGTTCTCTTTGCACACCCCGTTCATCTCAAATATGACTGAAGCTGAATACGCCCAAAAATTCTCTGCCGTGCAAGACTACATTCAATCGGGTGATTGTTATCAGGTGAACTTAGCTCAACGTTTTTCAAGCACTTATCAAGGCGATACTTTTACCGCTTACCATGCCTTAAGAGAAGCCTGCCCGACACCGTTTTCGGCGTATATGGAAATTTCGCCACAGCAAAGCTTGTTAAGTCACTCGCCAGAGCGCTTTCTACTGTGTGATCAAGGTCGAATAGAATCTAAGCCGATAAAAGGTACGGTCGCTCGCGGCGCAACACCAGAGGAAGACAAAGCCAACGCCAACTGGCTACTATCTTCCACCAAAGACCGCGCAGAAAACCTAATGATTGTTGATTTATTGCGCAATGATCTAGGTCGCACTTGTTTGACGGGCAGTATTAAAGTCCCTGCGCTGTTTGCCTTAGAAACCTACGCCAATGTGCATCATCTTGTGTCAACAGTAGAAGGCCGAATCGATCAAACAGACCAAGCTATTAGAGTCTTTCATCAAAGCTTCCCCGGCGGCTCCATCACGGGTGCGCCTAAGATTCGATCCATGGAGATCATTGATGAGCTAGAACCTCATGAACGCTCAGCCTACTGTGGCTCGATTGCGTATTTCAGTGCAAATGGACAAATGGACTCCAGTATCACCATACGAACCCTAGTAGCGGATCACGGCAACCTACATTGCTGGGCTGGCGGTGGATTGGTCGCCGACTCAAAATGCCAAGAAGAATATCAAGAAACCTTTACCAAAGTAGGTAAATTAACCCATACTCTAGAACAAGACTTTTTGAAATAG
- a CDS encoding alpha/beta fold hydrolase, translating to MSDVFFLSLPNADIAYRLYENPAAKTDRTCLLLHGAGVAGEITYSPMLPYFTQWRWMLVPDLKGMGESFHQHGKEGAVSIAELTDEIEALLTHVKWDDFDLVAYSLGGLVALNLNYQRSLQGKTKVKMALLEPASLDREDLSTLMDVRQKYRHASKLIHDTGDVELGVASFMDGVSPNRRKHPVAEATTQSRLAHRPFGFAYALDAVTDHVEVMVNEPELRRAIIDASEQVFLFSGELSHEALKQHYELLSLQNDAWQHKTMSACDHSLPFQKPRQIANHINKWFSLI from the coding sequence GTGTCTGATGTTTTTTTTCTTTCTTTACCTAATGCGGACATTGCGTACCGTCTTTATGAAAATCCCGCAGCCAAAACCGACCGAACTTGTCTGCTGCTGCATGGTGCCGGCGTGGCAGGGGAAATTACCTATTCCCCTATGTTGCCGTACTTTACTCAATGGCGTTGGATGCTAGTGCCCGATTTAAAAGGCATGGGCGAGTCTTTTCATCAGCATGGTAAAGAAGGCGCGGTGTCGATTGCCGAGTTAACCGATGAAATCGAAGCGCTGTTGACACATGTGAAATGGGACGATTTTGATCTTGTGGCTTATTCATTGGGTGGTTTGGTTGCGCTCAACCTGAACTATCAACGCAGTTTACAAGGGAAGACGAAAGTAAAAATGGCCTTGTTAGAGCCCGCGTCTTTGGACCGAGAAGATTTGTCTACGTTAATGGACGTGCGACAAAAGTATCGCCATGCGTCCAAATTGATTCATGACACAGGGGATGTAGAACTTGGTGTGGCTTCGTTTATGGATGGCGTGTCACCAAATCGTCGTAAGCATCCAGTGGCAGAAGCAACAACACAATCTCGGCTTGCTCATCGGCCGTTTGGTTTTGCTTATGCATTGGATGCAGTGACTGATCATGTTGAAGTAATGGTGAATGAGCCTGAACTGAGGCGAGCCATAATAGATGCGTCGGAGCAGGTGTTTTTGTTTTCTGGTGAGTTAAGCCATGAGGCATTGAAGCAGCATTATGAGCTATTGAGCTTACAGAATGACGCTTGGCAACACAAAACCATGAGTGCATGTGATCACTCTTTGCCTTTTCAAAAACCAAGGCAAATCGCCAATCATATTAATAAATGGTTTTCGCTAATTTAA
- a CDS encoding GspH/FimT family pseudopilin produces the protein MSHQHGFSLLELLCVLAILSILAYAGSAQFLTVSQNAKDKSTIKIEMKRLSNALTQARQLAVVSGRASFLCGGVHCDGDWSSGFRLYQIQGVSGAEKKYRHITFNALLDVSWRGFPSQKKQIEFHFNGLSGYQNGTFEFCLGTWQANLILNQSGRFYTSDPQEKNGEAC, from the coding sequence ATGAGCCATCAACACGGCTTTTCTTTGCTAGAGCTGTTATGTGTTTTAGCCATTCTGAGCATTTTAGCCTATGCCGGTTCCGCGCAATTTTTGACGGTCAGTCAAAACGCCAAAGACAAAAGCACAATAAAAATTGAAATGAAGCGACTATCTAATGCGCTAACACAAGCTCGCCAATTGGCGGTGGTGAGTGGCCGTGCCAGTTTTTTGTGTGGTGGTGTTCATTGTGACGGTGATTGGTCTTCGGGTTTTCGGCTATATCAAATCCAAGGTGTTAGTGGTGCAGAAAAAAAATATCGGCATATCACCTTTAACGCATTATTAGACGTATCTTGGCGCGGCTTTCCTTCGCAAAAAAAACAAATAGAATTCCACTTTAACGGTTTGTCAGGTTACCAAAACGGTACGTTTGAATTTTGCTTAGGCACCTGGCAGGCGAATTTGATATTGAATCAAAGTGGGCGCTTTTATACCTCTGACCCGCAAGAAAAAAACGGGGAGGCATGCTGA
- a CDS encoding PP0621 family protein, producing MIVRLIVFVAIFFIGWWLYRRFVAFKGSQSPTKAKTQKSSKKDESQESMVRCEECQTFTPRSHAIHDQDARPFCSAEHLKTFNQKH from the coding sequence ATGATCGTCCGTTTGATCGTTTTTGTTGCAATTTTCTTTATTGGTTGGTGGTTGTATCGCCGATTTGTCGCTTTTAAAGGCAGTCAATCGCCAACGAAAGCAAAAACACAGAAATCCTCTAAAAAGGATGAGTCTCAAGAAAGCATGGTTCGTTGCGAAGAATGCCAAACTTTTACGCCTCGCTCCCATGCTATTCATGACCAAGATGCTCGTCCATTTTGCAGTGCGGAACATTTGAAGACATTCAATCAGAAGCACTAA
- a CDS encoding NAD+ synthase produces MTLRIAMAQLDMLVGDITKNTQSVIDAACKARDEERADVVVFPELTLTGYPPEDLLLRPSLDPRIESALAKVLAEVRDIHVVIGYPRRIDGELFNCAGVIYQGKMLVEYAKQKLPNFLVFDDKRYFSEGLDAGIVDIKGVKVGLSICEDIWHPEPVAQAKAAGAELILNLNASPYHIEKMGERETLLHKRATEVSLPIVYVNYMGAQDELVYEGGSFAVNAKGEKIMQAPWFEAGLYCLDMIVDDSQPNKVEPVAGIIAPALDVEASVYQAMVLGLRDYIEKNRFKGIVLGLSGGIDSALSLAVAVDAIGADRVQAVMMPYTYTSSISLHDAEEEANLLGVKYSVLPIESMVSAFTDVLAPEFEGYAKDTTEENLQARTRGVVLMAISNKKGLMVLTTGNKSEMAVGYATLYGDMVGGYSVLKDVFKTLVFKLCRYRNTLGYVIPERVITRPPSAELAPDQKDEDSLPSYDILDDILRMYIEEDQSAEAILATKKFDRETVYRVLRLVDVNEYKRRQSPTGVRITARGFGRDRRYPITNGWHIGE; encoded by the coding sequence ATGACATTACGAATTGCAATGGCCCAGCTGGATATGCTGGTCGGCGACATCACAAAAAACACCCAATCTGTTATAGATGCGGCATGTAAAGCCCGTGATGAAGAGCGCGCCGATGTGGTGGTTTTTCCTGAGTTAACCTTAACGGGCTATCCACCAGAAGATTTATTGTTACGTCCCAGTTTGGATCCGCGCATTGAATCTGCGTTGGCTAAAGTTTTGGCAGAAGTTCGTGATATCCATGTGGTGATTGGTTATCCACGCCGTATCGATGGCGAGCTTTTTAACTGCGCTGGCGTGATTTACCAAGGCAAAATGTTAGTTGAATACGCAAAACAGAAATTGCCTAACTTCCTTGTATTTGATGATAAACGCTATTTCAGCGAAGGCCTCGATGCAGGCATTGTTGACATCAAAGGTGTGAAAGTGGGTTTGAGTATCTGTGAAGATATTTGGCATCCAGAGCCTGTAGCGCAAGCGAAAGCCGCCGGTGCGGAATTGATTCTGAATCTAAATGCTTCGCCTTATCATATTGAAAAAATGGGTGAACGTGAGACCTTGCTTCATAAACGAGCGACCGAAGTCAGCTTGCCGATTGTCTATGTGAACTACATGGGCGCGCAAGACGAACTGGTTTATGAAGGCGGTTCCTTTGCGGTAAACGCCAAAGGTGAAAAAATCATGCAGGCGCCTTGGTTTGAAGCGGGTTTATATTGTCTTGATATGATAGTGGACGACAGTCAACCAAACAAAGTTGAACCCGTTGCCGGTATCATTGCTCCTGCGTTAGACGTGGAAGCAAGCGTCTATCAAGCGATGGTGCTTGGGTTGCGTGATTACATCGAAAAGAATCGTTTCAAAGGCATTGTGCTGGGTTTGAGTGGCGGTATTGATTCTGCGTTATCGCTTGCTGTTGCAGTAGACGCGATCGGTGCTGATCGTGTTCAAGCGGTGATGATGCCTTACACTTATACCTCTTCTATTAGCTTGCATGATGCAGAAGAAGAGGCGAATTTATTGGGCGTGAAATACAGCGTTTTACCGATTGAATCCATGGTCTCGGCGTTTACCGACGTACTTGCTCCGGAGTTTGAGGGCTACGCGAAAGACACCACGGAAGAAAATCTTCAGGCACGTACTCGCGGTGTCGTTCTGATGGCCATTTCTAATAAGAAAGGCTTGATGGTGCTCACTACCGGCAATAAAAGCGAAATGGCTGTGGGTTATGCAACCCTTTATGGGGACATGGTCGGCGGTTATTCTGTGTTAAAAGACGTGTTTAAAACGTTGGTTTTCAAACTTTGTCGCTACCGCAATACCTTGGGATACGTGATTCCTGAACGGGTCATTACGCGTCCACCGTCTGCGGAATTGGCTCCGGATCAAAAAGATGAAGATTCTTTGCCAAGTTATGACATCCTCGATGACATCTTACGCATGTACATCGAAGAAGATCAAAGTGCAGAAGCCATTCTTGCTACTAAAAAATTCGACCGAGAGACGGTTTATCGAGTACTTCGCCTTGTTGACGTCAATGAATACAAACGTCGTCAATCACCTACTGGTGTGCGTATTACCGCTCGCGGGTTTGGTCGAGATCGCCGTTATCCGATCACTAACGGCTGGCACATCGGCGAGTAG
- a CDS encoding transglutaminase domain-containing protein, whose amino-acid sequence MWLKASCMLEFHTSVPTPFILMLRPRSGEQQWISREDYVLSPSVPAVEFTDSFGNLCQRLVAPIGDFSLRTLVYVETADYSDIDPGAPFIEVPQLPGETLPFLLPSRYCDSDRFTDMAAMIAKGYAPGYDQCAAIVDYIRRTIEYTPSHGQETISASEVNQQGYGVCRDMAHLGIACCRALCIPARMVVGYLEGLYPMDLHAWFEAYVGNRWYTFDPTQTDLKGGRVAIAFGRDATDVAIYTQFGAPVELLSMDVQVEQVSKPND is encoded by the coding sequence ATGTGGTTAAAAGCTTCTTGCATGCTTGAGTTTCATACTTCCGTGCCAACACCGTTTATCTTAATGTTGCGACCTCGTAGTGGCGAGCAGCAGTGGATTTCACGCGAAGATTACGTATTGTCGCCGAGCGTACCAGCGGTTGAATTTACGGATTCTTTTGGAAACTTGTGCCAGCGGTTGGTTGCGCCAATAGGAGACTTTTCATTACGCACGTTGGTTTATGTTGAAACGGCAGATTATTCAGATATAGACCCAGGAGCCCCATTTATTGAAGTACCGCAATTACCCGGCGAGACATTGCCTTTTTTGCTTCCTAGTCGCTACTGTGACTCAGATCGCTTTACTGACATGGCAGCGATGATAGCGAAAGGGTATGCGCCTGGTTATGACCAATGTGCTGCGATTGTTGATTATATTCGCCGAACAATAGAGTACACGCCGAGCCACGGTCAGGAGACTATTAGTGCTTCCGAAGTCAATCAGCAAGGCTATGGCGTATGCCGAGACATGGCTCATTTAGGTATTGCTTGTTGTCGAGCGCTTTGTATACCTGCGCGCATGGTGGTGGGCTATCTTGAAGGACTTTACCCAATGGATTTGCATGCTTGGTTTGAAGCCTACGTAGGAAATCGGTGGTATACCTTCGATCCTACTCAAACAGATCTAAAGGGTGGGCGTGTTGCGATTGCCTTTGGACGAGATGCGACCGATGTTGCTATTTATACCCAGTTTGGCGCTCCGGTTGAGCTGTTGAGTATGGATGTACAAGTTGAACAGGTATCAAAGCCGAACGACTAA
- a CDS encoding DJ-1/PfpI family protein, whose protein sequence is MSNKKILMITGDFTEDYETMVPFQALMSVGHTVHAVCPDKKSGDTVATAIHDFEGDQTYTEKPGHRFALNATFADIKAEDYDALVIPGGRAPEYLRLNKEVIAMVKHFFDADKPVAAVCHGAQLLAAAGVLENRKCSAYPACQPEVELANGQFMDIPVDQAVTDGNLVTAPAWPAHPAWLAQFYVLLAK, encoded by the coding sequence ATGTCTAATAAAAAAATCTTAATGATCACGGGTGATTTTACGGAAGACTACGAAACCATGGTGCCTTTTCAGGCATTAATGAGTGTGGGCCATACTGTGCATGCTGTATGCCCAGACAAAAAGTCTGGTGATACGGTGGCGACGGCGATCCATGATTTTGAAGGGGATCAAACTTACACTGAAAAGCCAGGCCATCGTTTCGCTTTGAATGCGACTTTTGCTGATATAAAAGCCGAAGACTACGATGCGTTAGTCATTCCCGGTGGCCGAGCGCCAGAGTACCTTCGCCTTAATAAAGAAGTGATCGCGATGGTGAAACACTTTTTTGATGCCGATAAACCTGTAGCGGCAGTGTGTCATGGTGCGCAATTGTTAGCGGCGGCGGGTGTGTTAGAAAATAGAAAGTGCTCCGCTTACCCAGCTTGCCAACCAGAAGTCGAACTCGCCAACGGTCAGTTTATGGATATTCCGGTTGATCAAGCGGTAACAGACGGCAACCTTGTTACCGCGCCAGCTTGGCCTGCGCATCCGGCTTGGCTGGCTCAGTTTTATGTATTGTTAGCAAAGTGA
- a CDS encoding ribbon-helix-helix domain-containing protein translates to MCKLFVNSDPSLWENVTRSLRIDGMVTSIRLESFFWFTLEEIAQRDKLSLSQMIAKLNHEALDAGHNLDNFTSFLRVCAMRYLHLQTIGMLPHSHEVSLASLNTDRILEQEKYYLETHQ, encoded by the coding sequence ATGTGTAAGCTTTTTGTGAACTCTGATCCGAGCCTTTGGGAAAACGTCACGCGCTCTTTGCGTATTGACGGTATGGTCACCAGTATACGATTAGAAAGTTTTTTTTGGTTTACTCTGGAAGAGATTGCTCAACGAGATAAGCTGTCTTTGTCTCAAATGATCGCCAAGCTCAATCACGAGGCTTTGGATGCGGGTCATAATCTAGATAACTTCACGTCTTTTCTACGAGTTTGCGCGATGCGTTATCTGCATTTGCAAACTATCGGCATGTTGCCTCATTCTCATGAGGTGAGCCTAGCGTCCCTTAATACAGATCGTATTCTTGAACAGGAAAAATACTATCTAGAGACGCATCAGTAA
- a CDS encoding cytochrome b: MKFSMRHKEQSYNTAQIVLHWTIAALIVFNYFISDEMGRAFRQHLEDSNNGYSFTASIHVYVGLAIIALVVVRVIVRFMSKKTKTASKNLFDRAACIIHECLYLLMFLVPVFGATAWYFGIHFMGNVHEIAINTMMSLVLLHAFAALFHQYILKDGTLLKMFGQK; this comes from the coding sequence ATGAAGTTTTCTATGCGACACAAAGAGCAATCCTACAACACAGCGCAAATTGTACTGCACTGGACTATTGCTGCGTTGATTGTTTTCAATTATTTCATCAGTGACGAAATGGGGCGGGCTTTTCGCCAACACTTAGAAGACAGTAATAATGGCTATAGTTTTACAGCGTCTATACATGTGTACGTCGGCTTAGCCATCATTGCTTTAGTAGTTGTACGAGTTATTGTCCGTTTCATGTCTAAAAAGACCAAAACAGCCTCCAAAAATTTATTTGACCGTGCTGCCTGTATTATCCATGAATGTTTGTATTTATTAATGTTTTTAGTACCAGTATTTGGCGCTACAGCTTGGTATTTTGGTATTCACTTTATGGGGAATGTACACGAAATAGCGATAAACACCATGATGTCTTTGGTCTTGCTGCACGCCTTCGCCGCACTATTTCATCAATACATACTTAAAGATGGTACATTGCTAAAAATGTTCGGACAAAAATAA